A genomic segment from Gossypium hirsutum isolate 1008001.06 chromosome D04, Gossypium_hirsutum_v2.1, whole genome shotgun sequence encodes:
- the LOC107926002 gene encoding uridine kinase-like protein 5 has protein sequence MEPAAFRSGFNDHISVESNGGFDCPKNKQPFIIGVAGGTASGKTTVCNQIISQLHDQRVVLVNQDSFYRSLNDDQLVNVHEYNFDHPGKACFNTELLLSCMEKLRRGHPVNIPSYDFKSHKSIEPSRLVNPADVIILEGILVLHDFHVRNLMNMKIFVDIDSDVRLARRIQRDTVERGRNIQNVLDQYSRFVKPSFEEFILPSKKFADIIIPRGGDNDVAIDLIVQHILTKLGQHDLCKIYPNINVIFSTFQIRGMHTLVRDVKTTKHDFVFYSDRLIRLVVEHGLGHLPFTEKQIITPTGSVYSGVVFCKRLCGVSVIRSGESMENALRACCKGIKIGKILIHGDGKNGRQLIYEKLPADISSRHVLLLDPVLASGNSAIKAISLLLSKGVPETSIIFLNLISAPEGIHAVCRKFPKLKIVTSEIDSSLDKNYGVIPGMGEFGDRYFGTD, from the exons ACGACAGTTTGCAACCAGATCATTTCACAGCTTCACGATCAACGTGTTGTTCTTGTTAATCAA gaTTCGTTTTATCGCTCACTCAACGATGATCAATTAGTGAACGTTCACGAATACAATTTCGATCATCCTGGTAAAGC CTGCTTTAATACTGAGCTTTTGCTTTCATGTATGGAGAAATTAAGACGGGGACATCCAGTTAACATTCCTAGCTATGATTTCAAGAGTCATAAAAGTATTGAACCGTCACGTCTg GTTAATCCAGCGGATGTTATCATTTTAGAAGGAATTCTCGTTCTCCATGATTTCCACGTTCGCAATCTTATGAACATGAAGATCTTTGTTGATATAG ATTCCGATGTGCGGCTTGCAAGAAGAATTCAAAGGGATACAGTGGAAAGAGGAAGGAACATTCAGAATGTTCTCGATCAA TACTCGAGATTTGTAAAGCCAAGTTTCGAAGAATTCATACTACCATCGAAGAAGTTTGCAGACATAATCATCCCTAGAGGAGGAGATAATGATGTCGCCATTGATTTAATAGTACAACATATTCTTACCAAGCTTGGCCAGCATGATCTATGCAAAATATATCCAAATATCAATGTTATATTTTCAACATTTCAG ATTCGGGGAATGCACACCCTTGTCCGTGATGTCAAAACAACAAAGCATGACTTTGTATTCTATTCAGATCGATTGATTCGCTTG GTTGTGGAGCATGGTCTCGGGCACCTTCCTTTCACCGAGAAACAGATTATTACTCCAACAG GTTCTGTGTATTCTGGAGTTGTGTTCTGTAAAAGGTTATGTGGGGTCTCCGTTATTAGAAG TGGAGAAAGCATGGAGAATGCACTAAGAGCATGCTGCAAGGGAAtcaaaattggtaaaattctcaTCCATGGAGATGGAAAAAATGGGCGGCAG TTAATTTATGAGAAGCTACCAGCAGACATCTCAAGCCGCCATGTGTTGTTACTAGATCCTGTTCTAGCTTCAG GAAATTCGGCAATCAAGGCTATATCTCTGCTTCTTAGTAAAGGCGTCCCAGAAACCAGCATCATCTTTCTTAATCTTATATCA GCACCGGAAGGAATTCATGCAGTGTGTAGGAAATTCCCAAAGCTAAAAATAGTGACATCCGAGATAGATTCATCGCTAGATAAGAATTACGGGGTGATTCCAGGCATGGGGGAGTTCGGGGATCGCTATTTTGGCACCGATTAA